From a single Pirellulaceae bacterium genomic region:
- a CDS encoding cytochrome c3 family protein, whose amino-acid sequence MTRFLFPRWTNRFLPVLGLLLLAGGGYAGTLFLAATDDTTLNPGYQPTQPVPFSHKIHAGDLKMDCRYCHIGVDKAAAASIPPTATCINCHSPEIDGQPPKYSSVRQDSAKLRAVHESWKSGDASVPWVRIHRLPDFVFFNHAAHVNRGVSCVECHGRIDTMDKVYQAKELSMAWCIECHNNPAPRLRPLDQITNLSWEPPEGKTREEVGSEMLAQFEQAGNGVHPKTNCAVCHR is encoded by the coding sequence ATGACTCGATTTTTGTTTCCACGCTGGACTAATAGATTTTTGCCAGTACTTGGACTGCTGCTGTTAGCTGGCGGTGGCTATGCCGGTACGCTGTTCCTGGCTGCGACGGATGACACTACGCTGAATCCAGGATACCAGCCGACTCAGCCGGTGCCATTTAGCCACAAAATACACGCTGGCGATTTGAAGATGGACTGTCGCTACTGTCACATCGGTGTCGACAAGGCTGCGGCAGCGTCGATTCCGCCGACAGCCACTTGCATCAATTGTCACAGCCCTGAGATCGATGGCCAGCCGCCGAAGTATTCATCGGTTCGCCAAGACAGCGCCAAGTTGCGCGCGGTCCATGAAAGTTGGAAATCAGGTGATGCATCCGTGCCGTGGGTGCGCATTCACCGTCTGCCTGATTTTGTGTTCTTCAATCACGCGGCTCACGTCAATCGTGGAGTAAGTTGCGTCGAATGCCACGGTCGCATTGACACGATGGACAAGGTCTATCAAGCCAAGGAGCTATCGATGGCTTGGTGCATCGAGTGCCACAACAATCCGGCTCCTCGTTTGCGACCGCTGGATCAAATTACCAATTTGAGTTGGGAGCCGCCCGAGGGGAAGACTCGCGAGGAAGTTGGCAGCGAAATGTTGGCTCAATTTGAACAAGCAGGCAACGGAGTTCACCCCAAAACCAACTGTGCTGTCTGCCACCGTTAG
- the rpsT gene encoding 30S ribosomal protein S20: protein MPNTESAKKRLRQSLVNRDRNRAVKSSLRTALRKLREDVANNQLEQAQQRRQQTARLLDKAAAKGVIHANKASRLKSRISHLVRNAQQAS, encoded by the coding sequence ATGCCAAATACCGAGAGTGCCAAGAAACGACTGCGACAGAGCTTAGTAAATCGTGATCGCAATCGCGCCGTCAAATCCAGCTTAAGAACTGCATTGCGCAAGTTGCGTGAAGACGTAGCCAATAATCAATTGGAGCAAGCCCAACAGCGTCGTCAGCAAACCGCGCGGCTGCTAGACAAGGCTGCCGCCAAAGGCGTCATCCACGCCAACAAAGCCAGCCGCCTCAAGAGCCGCATCTCGCACCTCGTGCGCAACGCACAACAGGCATCCTAG
- the cobA gene encoding uroporphyrinogen-III C-methyltransferase yields the protein MMPQPNDSVQPYLPDDSGEFAPNQLEEPTHAQPQAAVGRGRVYLVGAGPGDPGLLTVRGLECLRRADVVLYDGLANPALLDCAAQAQLVCVGKHGQQAIWEQTTINGRMVELAEQGKTVVRLKGGDPGVFARTAEELEALVQHGIEFEVVPGITAALAVASFAGIPLTHRDHASALALVTGQQQAGADESLDWQALAKFPGTLAIYMGVTTASQWTEELLAAGKPPDTPAAIVRRCSWSDQRIIRCRLDEVAKQLTPASRLRPPVLVIVGTVAQLGSQWNWFANRPLSGCGVWLPRAAHQSDQLAQSLTDLGARVICSPVLRIVRPDDLSELSRAVGLLKQQAIGGITFSSSNGVDGLMQFILSQGLDARLLAQVRLAAVGPATAQRLEKYGLRADVVPVSDFNAQGLVETLGGSVAGQRWLVTTTNNSRETLPQGLQRAGAQVTECLTYCSQSIDQPSAELAAGLAARQVQYAVITSSLIAQLAYNLLGERTQRVLPIALGGAVGETLNKLGWPAAATSSANTAESVAMAVSDLNDSLRDRSQTT from the coding sequence ATGATGCCGCAGCCCAACGATTCTGTCCAGCCTTATTTACCAGACGATTCAGGGGAATTCGCTCCCAACCAGCTCGAAGAGCCGACTCATGCCCAGCCGCAAGCAGCGGTTGGCCGGGGGCGAGTGTACCTGGTTGGGGCTGGCCCAGGCGATCCGGGCCTGCTGACGGTACGGGGTTTGGAGTGCCTGCGCAGGGCCGACGTGGTTCTGTACGACGGATTGGCCAATCCGGCGCTGCTGGACTGTGCCGCCCAAGCTCAGCTGGTGTGTGTCGGCAAGCATGGTCAACAGGCGATCTGGGAACAGACTACGATCAACGGGCGGATGGTCGAGCTGGCTGAGCAGGGAAAAACCGTCGTCAGACTCAAGGGTGGCGATCCAGGCGTATTTGCTCGAACGGCAGAAGAGCTGGAGGCGTTAGTCCAGCACGGCATCGAATTTGAAGTCGTTCCAGGAATCACCGCAGCCCTGGCCGTAGCTAGCTTTGCCGGTATCCCGCTGACTCACCGCGACCATGCATCGGCCTTGGCGCTAGTAACCGGCCAACAACAGGCTGGTGCCGATGAGTCGCTGGACTGGCAGGCGCTGGCTAAATTCCCGGGGACACTGGCCATCTATATGGGAGTCACCACGGCTAGCCAGTGGACCGAAGAGTTGCTGGCTGCGGGCAAGCCGCCCGATACTCCAGCGGCCATTGTTAGACGCTGCTCGTGGAGCGATCAACGGATTATTCGCTGCCGCCTGGATGAGGTAGCCAAGCAGTTGACTCCGGCCAGTCGCCTGCGACCGCCGGTGCTAGTGATTGTGGGCACGGTTGCCCAACTGGGCAGCCAGTGGAATTGGTTTGCCAATCGCCCGCTGTCCGGTTGCGGCGTCTGGTTGCCACGAGCCGCGCATCAATCGGACCAACTGGCTCAGTCACTGACCGATCTGGGAGCCCGCGTGATTTGCAGCCCGGTACTGCGCATTGTCCGGCCGGATGATCTGTCTGAGCTTTCCCGAGCCGTTGGGTTGTTGAAGCAGCAGGCGATCGGCGGAATTACGTTTTCCAGTAGCAACGGCGTTGACGGCCTGATGCAGTTTATCCTCTCGCAAGGGCTGGATGCGCGGCTGTTGGCGCAGGTTCGATTGGCGGCGGTTGGTCCGGCCACGGCACAGCGGTTGGAAAAGTATGGACTGCGGGCTGATGTGGTTCCCGTCAGCGATTTTAACGCTCAGGGGTTGGTCGAAACTCTAGGGGGCTCGGTGGCAGGCCAGCGTTGGTTAGTCACGACAACCAACAATAGCCGCGAAACACTGCCTCAGGGCTTGCAGCGGGCGGGCGCTCAGGTAACCGAGTGCTTGACGTATTGCAGCCAGAGCATAGATCAGCCCAGTGCTGAGCTGGCCGCAGGCCTGGCGGCAAGGCAGGTTCAGTATGCGGTAATTACCAGCAGTCTAATCGCCCAGCTTGCTTATAACCTACTGGGGGAGCGGACCCAGAGAGTCCTGCCGATAGCTCTGGGTGGGGCTGTGGGCGAGACCCTAAACAAATTGGGCTGGCCAGCGGCCGCCACCAGCTCGGCCAACACCGCAGAATCCGTAGCTATGGCAGTCAGTGATTTAAACGACAGTCTACGAGATCGCTCACAGACTACCTAG
- a CDS encoding TAT-variant-translocated molybdopterin oxidoreductase, with translation MQSKLPITTADHASDSPVSTCLPPSQPLTARQQRSQGYWRSMNELDQTPEFRQYLEREFPQAASEFPSGVSRRRWLQLMSASIALSGAAGCRYGPERIAPFVIRPDNTLAGVPKLYATSFELAGRAVNLLVTNRDGRPIKVEGNPEHPLMRATEPNPIEGKPRFKSAGTDVFSQACVLSLYDDDRAHRVARRSAGELVDASWQEFTDYARSQWESHKASQGQSLAILMSPSLSPSVNRLVGQIAQALPKATIAQYKSIDDSAQRAAASQATGKPSELLLDLSGARVICCLDSDPLGNDPNMLVYSRQYSLGRTPDPATMNRLYSVEARYTVTGSSADSRLPIRSSQIGAFLVELDKAVDAQLSGQAPAAPASEQPLDQVPITEQLQRMIAAMAEDLVKHQGAGVVYVGAYQPLDVQLLALRLNQKLGNIGKTVKFIADRSAIVGVTPIGLDDLVEKLGRSVSSVWILGDNPVYTAPAHVGLDKALAEMEHVVYLADYEDETAKVSSWSLPLAHPLESWGDVLSVDGAYGVCQPQILPLMEGKSTVELLSLLMGQPAEGNGLVRATADQFAGSPLSASAWHSVLHDGYLKGSALELSGDSFGGPLPTGELDLEKIENGSLELILCESDSLYDGRFAKNVWLQELPQAITKLVWDNAALVSPKMAKKFGLDQSDKTPTEIVRIKVDGQQLELPVFIMPGLADGVIVTQLGYGRVCRDEAVSSDRQVQIGQDVSKVRRLDKMHIVTGVEVSDTSKPYKLATTQDHFAIDSIGRDGIAERIGWLVREGTLEQITEGGKDFVEHEGVHHPPLKSLWEQEPMEKYSQDPTVPYQWGMTIDLNKCTGCSSCVIACQAENNVPVVGKEQVLRGREMHWLRIDRYFRGTETSPQMIQQPVACAHCETAPCEQVCPVAATVHTEEGINAMAYNRCVGTRYCANNCPYKVRRFNYFNYQTEYGYFYGWQQQGKLEEASRKLQQLVLNPEVSVRGRGVMEKCTYCIQRVQNVKIQARTEGRSIEDGELQTACQTACPTQAIVFGNIKDADSQVSKNYNDPRTYAMLSELNIKPRTQYMARVRNTHPRLKASYQLKEAHHGDHGHGAHDHAGDHGDHQQDHDH, from the coding sequence ATGCAGTCCAAGCTTCCTATTACCACGGCCGACCACGCCTCGGACTCTCCGGTTTCGACCTGTTTGCCGCCGAGCCAACCCCTGACGGCTCGCCAGCAGCGCTCGCAGGGCTACTGGCGAAGCATGAACGAGCTGGATCAAACGCCGGAATTCCGTCAGTACCTGGAGCGTGAATTTCCGCAGGCCGCTTCCGAGTTCCCATCGGGTGTTTCGCGCCGGCGGTGGTTGCAATTGATGAGTGCATCGATCGCGCTGAGCGGCGCTGCCGGCTGTCGCTATGGACCAGAGCGTATCGCACCGTTTGTGATTCGCCCTGACAACACGTTGGCCGGTGTGCCTAAGCTGTACGCTACCAGCTTTGAGCTGGCCGGTCGCGCAGTAAACTTGTTGGTCACCAATCGCGATGGTCGACCAATCAAGGTTGAGGGCAATCCAGAGCATCCGCTGATGCGGGCCACCGAGCCGAATCCGATTGAGGGTAAGCCGCGTTTCAAGAGCGCTGGCACCGATGTGTTTTCTCAAGCCTGTGTGCTGAGCTTGTACGACGACGATCGGGCTCATCGAGTCGCCCGGCGCTCGGCAGGTGAATTGGTCGATGCTAGTTGGCAAGAGTTCACCGACTACGCTCGCAGCCAGTGGGAATCTCACAAGGCATCGCAGGGTCAGTCCTTGGCGATATTGATGTCGCCTTCTCTGTCACCCAGCGTCAATCGCTTGGTCGGACAAATCGCGCAAGCGCTGCCCAAGGCAACCATTGCCCAGTACAAGTCGATCGACGATTCAGCCCAGCGGGCAGCGGCCAGTCAGGCCACCGGCAAGCCATCGGAGCTGTTGTTGGATTTGTCTGGGGCGCGCGTGATTTGCTGCCTGGATAGCGATCCGTTGGGCAACGATCCGAATATGCTGGTCTATTCGCGGCAATATTCGTTGGGTCGCACACCGGATCCTGCCACGATGAATCGCTTGTACAGCGTCGAAGCACGCTACACGGTGACCGGTTCGTCGGCGGATTCTCGGTTGCCGATTCGCAGCTCGCAGATTGGTGCATTCTTGGTCGAACTGGATAAGGCTGTGGATGCACAGCTGAGTGGTCAGGCTCCGGCTGCACCGGCCAGCGAGCAGCCGTTAGACCAGGTACCGATCACTGAGCAGCTTCAGCGCATGATTGCCGCCATGGCAGAGGACTTGGTCAAGCATCAGGGTGCAGGCGTAGTGTATGTCGGAGCGTATCAGCCGCTGGATGTTCAGTTATTGGCACTGCGCCTGAATCAAAAGCTTGGAAACATCGGCAAGACCGTCAAGTTTATTGCTGATCGCAGTGCAATCGTCGGTGTAACACCCATTGGCCTAGACGACTTGGTCGAGAAGCTGGGGCGTTCGGTAAGCTCGGTTTGGATTCTCGGAGACAACCCGGTCTACACGGCTCCGGCTCATGTGGGGCTGGATAAGGCACTGGCCGAAATGGAGCATGTGGTTTACCTGGCAGACTATGAAGATGAAACAGCCAAGGTTTCCAGCTGGTCTCTGCCGTTGGCACATCCGCTGGAGAGCTGGGGGGACGTGCTGAGCGTCGATGGTGCGTACGGCGTCTGCCAGCCTCAGATTCTTCCATTAATGGAAGGCAAGAGCACCGTTGAGTTGCTGTCGTTGCTGATGGGCCAGCCGGCTGAAGGCAACGGTCTAGTGCGGGCGACGGCAGATCAATTTGCTGGTTCGCCGCTATCCGCCTCGGCTTGGCACAGCGTATTGCATGATGGCTATCTGAAGGGTTCAGCTCTGGAGCTGAGCGGCGACAGCTTTGGCGGCCCGCTGCCCACCGGCGAGCTGGATCTGGAGAAGATCGAAAATGGCAGCTTGGAATTGATTCTCTGTGAAAGTGACTCGCTGTATGACGGTCGCTTTGCGAAAAATGTTTGGCTCCAGGAGCTGCCGCAGGCAATCACAAAACTGGTCTGGGACAATGCGGCGCTAGTCAGTCCCAAAATGGCCAAGAAGTTTGGGCTCGATCAAAGCGACAAGACACCGACCGAGATCGTGCGTATTAAAGTCGACGGTCAACAGCTTGAGTTGCCAGTGTTCATCATGCCTGGATTGGCCGACGGTGTGATTGTGACTCAGTTGGGTTACGGTCGCGTTTGTCGCGACGAGGCGGTCAGCAGCGATCGACAGGTCCAGATTGGTCAAGATGTCAGCAAGGTGCGGCGTCTGGACAAGATGCACATCGTCACCGGCGTTGAAGTCAGCGACACGTCCAAGCCGTACAAGCTGGCGACGACTCAGGATCACTTCGCGATCGACTCAATTGGTCGGGACGGCATCGCCGAGCGAATTGGTTGGTTAGTACGCGAAGGAACGTTGGAGCAGATTACCGAAGGCGGTAAGGATTTTGTCGAGCACGAAGGCGTGCATCATCCACCGCTGAAATCTCTGTGGGAACAAGAGCCCATGGAGAAGTACAGTCAAGACCCGACGGTGCCTTATCAATGGGGCATGACGATCGACTTAAACAAGTGTACCGGTTGCAGTTCGTGTGTTATCGCCTGCCAGGCAGAAAACAACGTCCCTGTTGTGGGCAAGGAACAGGTGCTGCGTGGCCGCGAGATGCACTGGTTGCGCATCGACCGATACTTCCGAGGCACTGAAACTTCGCCGCAGATGATCCAACAGCCTGTGGCATGTGCGCACTGCGAAACGGCTCCATGCGAGCAGGTCTGTCCGGTAGCGGCTACCGTACACACCGAAGAGGGCATCAACGCGATGGCCTATAATCGTTGCGTTGGCACACGTTACTGTGCCAACAATTGCCCATACAAAGTGCGACGCTTCAACTACTTCAACTATCAGACCGAATACGGTTATTTTTATGGCTGGCAGCAGCAGGGCAAGCTGGAAGAGGCTAGTCGCAAGCTCCAGCAGCTTGTGTTGAATCCAGAAGTCAGCGTGCGCGGTCGCGGGGTTATGGAAAAATGCACCTACTGCATCCAGCGCGTGCAAAACGTCAAGATTCAGGCACGCACCGAAGGCCGCTCCATCGAAGACGGCGAATTGCAAACCGCTTGCCAGACGGCCTGCCCGACCCAGGCCATTGTGTTTGGCAACATCAAGGACGCCGACAGTCAGGTTTCCAAGAATTACAACGACCCGCG
- a CDS encoding SDR family NAD(P)-dependent oxidoreductase: MTSQPLDGRHALVTGGGTGIGLGIARELARAGAKVTITGRRKDVLESAAASQEGLFPLVMDVTQEQSIVDGIASAIAQRGPVTICVPNAGIAEGRALHKTDMAFWRKIMSTNLDGAFVTLRECTPGMRDAGWGRGVLVASIAGLRGLKGAPAYTASKHGMIGLMRALSEDFLGTGITFNAICPAYVDTDIVARNQVSIAQRAGISEQQARDLMVKTNRHQRLISVEEVAAAAMWLCLPGSESVNGQAIEIAGGQA; this comes from the coding sequence ATGACATCACAACCACTAGACGGACGACACGCACTGGTAACCGGCGGCGGAACGGGAATTGGGTTGGGAATTGCAAGAGAGCTGGCTCGAGCCGGCGCGAAGGTAACCATCACCGGTCGCCGTAAGGATGTACTGGAATCGGCGGCAGCCAGTCAGGAAGGCCTGTTTCCACTGGTGATGGATGTCACTCAAGAGCAAAGCATCGTCGACGGCATCGCTTCGGCCATTGCCCAGCGCGGGCCGGTCACCATCTGTGTACCCAACGCTGGAATTGCCGAAGGTCGTGCACTGCACAAAACGGACATGGCCTTTTGGCGCAAGATTATGTCCACTAATTTAGATGGAGCCTTTGTGACGCTGCGCGAATGCACACCGGGCATGCGCGATGCTGGTTGGGGACGCGGCGTGCTGGTCGCGTCGATCGCTGGCCTGCGGGGACTCAAGGGCGCTCCGGCTTACACCGCTTCCAAACACGGGATGATCGGATTGATGCGGGCGCTATCGGAAGATTTTCTGGGAACCGGCATTACCTTCAACGCCATCTGCCCCGCTTACGTTGATACCGACATTGTGGCCAGAAATCAGGTAAGCATCGCGCAGCGCGCCGGCATTTCCGAGCAGCAAGCCCGCGACCTGATGGTCAAGACCAATCGCCACCAGCGTTTGATCTCGGTAGAAGAAGTCGCTGCCGCCGCCATGTGGCTCTGCCTACCCGGCTCCGAGAGCGTCAACGGGCAAGCCATCGAAATCGCCGGTGGACAGGCATGA